A single region of the Alosa alosa isolate M-15738 ecotype Scorff River chromosome 6, AALO_Geno_1.1, whole genome shotgun sequence genome encodes:
- the LOC125296540 gene encoding uncharacterized protein LOC125296540 isoform X1 codes for MLQKGMEDHNMEGARQVLVHEMMKTKPNASLVKKEMDVTFALHRKEFVKDKPVISQMLQRWPALFTESQVYHEFSRVVGENLRDFFDALDHISTNLMEIFKKKKGLTGQLLAELLRLTKTSETTDIRRLCLRGLPIILGDDSSAFFKTCSDAADKEAYNETPVGIIIIGEENSPLNPSRLGIVLEGNVVFDGPANLPQAFCVLFGLTYALHLDYLKYMKNTFLFVQQVMFNLGKSQLPPKIQTLKNQLAE; via the exons ATGTTACAGA AAGGGATGGAAGACCACAACATGGAAGGAGCTCGCCAGGTTCTTGTCCATGAAATGATGAAGACCAAGCCAAATGCATCCCTTGTGAAGAAAGAGATGGACGTGACCTTTGCTCTTCATAGAAAGGAGTTTGTCAAAGATAAGCCTGTCATCAGCCAAATGTTACAGCGATGGCCAGCTCTTTTCACAGAAAGTCAG GTATATCATGAGTTTAGCAGGGTGGTGGGGGAAAATCTGAGAGACTTCTTTGATGCACTAGACCATATCTCTACAAATTTAATGGAGATCTTCAAGAAGAAGAAAGGCCTCACTGGTCAGCTTTTGGCTGAACTTTTACGGCTAACAAAG ACCTCTGAAACAACCGACATCAGACGCCTTTGCCTTCGGGGACTGCCAATCATTTTAGGAGATGATTCTTCTGCCTTCTTCAAGACGTGCTCT GATGCAGCTGACAAAGAGGCTTACAATGAGACTCCGGTTGGGATCATCATTATCGGGGAGGAAAACTCACCACTGAACCCATCCAGACTGGGGATCGTCCTGGAAGGGAACGTGGTGTTTGATGGACCGGCCAACCTTCCTCAGGCcttctgtgtcctttttggaCTGACGTATGCACTGCATTTGGACTATCTCAAATACATGAAGAACACTTTCCTCTTTGTCCAGCAAGTGATGTTCAACTTGGGTAAAAGTCAGCTGCCACCCAAAATTCAGACTCTGAAAAACCAGCTTGCAGAGTAA
- the LOC125296540 gene encoding uncharacterized protein LOC125296540 isoform X2 produces MLQRMEDHNMEGARQVLVHEMMKTKPNASLVKKEMDVTFALHRKEFVKDKPVISQMLQRWPALFTESQVYHEFSRVVGENLRDFFDALDHISTNLMEIFKKKKGLTGQLLAELLRLTKTSETTDIRRLCLRGLPIILGDDSSAFFKTCSDAADKEAYNETPVGIIIIGEENSPLNPSRLGIVLEGNVVFDGPANLPQAFCVLFGLTYALHLDYLKYMKNTFLFVQQVMFNLGKSQLPPKIQTLKNQLAE; encoded by the exons ATGTTACAGA GGATGGAAGACCACAACATGGAAGGAGCTCGCCAGGTTCTTGTCCATGAAATGATGAAGACCAAGCCAAATGCATCCCTTGTGAAGAAAGAGATGGACGTGACCTTTGCTCTTCATAGAAAGGAGTTTGTCAAAGATAAGCCTGTCATCAGCCAAATGTTACAGCGATGGCCAGCTCTTTTCACAGAAAGTCAG GTATATCATGAGTTTAGCAGGGTGGTGGGGGAAAATCTGAGAGACTTCTTTGATGCACTAGACCATATCTCTACAAATTTAATGGAGATCTTCAAGAAGAAGAAAGGCCTCACTGGTCAGCTTTTGGCTGAACTTTTACGGCTAACAAAG ACCTCTGAAACAACCGACATCAGACGCCTTTGCCTTCGGGGACTGCCAATCATTTTAGGAGATGATTCTTCTGCCTTCTTCAAGACGTGCTCT GATGCAGCTGACAAAGAGGCTTACAATGAGACTCCGGTTGGGATCATCATTATCGGGGAGGAAAACTCACCACTGAACCCATCCAGACTGGGGATCGTCCTGGAAGGGAACGTGGTGTTTGATGGACCGGCCAACCTTCCTCAGGCcttctgtgtcctttttggaCTGACGTATGCACTGCATTTGGACTATCTCAAATACATGAAGAACACTTTCCTCTTTGTCCAGCAAGTGATGTTCAACTTGGGTAAAAGTCAGCTGCCACCCAAAATTCAGACTCTGAAAAACCAGCTTGCAGAGTAA
- the LOC125296540 gene encoding uncharacterized protein LOC125296540 isoform X3 — MEDHNMEGARQVLVHEMMKTKPNASLVKKEMDVTFALHRKEFVKDKPVISQMLQRWPALFTESQVYHEFSRVVGENLRDFFDALDHISTNLMEIFKKKKGLTGQLLAELLRLTKTSETTDIRRLCLRGLPIILGDDSSAFFKTCSDAADKEAYNETPVGIIIIGEENSPLNPSRLGIVLEGNVVFDGPANLPQAFCVLFGLTYALHLDYLKYMKNTFLFVQQVMFNLGKSQLPPKIQTLKNQLAE, encoded by the exons ATGGAAGACCACAACATGGAAGGAGCTCGCCAGGTTCTTGTCCATGAAATGATGAAGACCAAGCCAAATGCATCCCTTGTGAAGAAAGAGATGGACGTGACCTTTGCTCTTCATAGAAAGGAGTTTGTCAAAGATAAGCCTGTCATCAGCCAAATGTTACAGCGATGGCCAGCTCTTTTCACAGAAAGTCAG GTATATCATGAGTTTAGCAGGGTGGTGGGGGAAAATCTGAGAGACTTCTTTGATGCACTAGACCATATCTCTACAAATTTAATGGAGATCTTCAAGAAGAAGAAAGGCCTCACTGGTCAGCTTTTGGCTGAACTTTTACGGCTAACAAAG ACCTCTGAAACAACCGACATCAGACGCCTTTGCCTTCGGGGACTGCCAATCATTTTAGGAGATGATTCTTCTGCCTTCTTCAAGACGTGCTCT GATGCAGCTGACAAAGAGGCTTACAATGAGACTCCGGTTGGGATCATCATTATCGGGGAGGAAAACTCACCACTGAACCCATCCAGACTGGGGATCGTCCTGGAAGGGAACGTGGTGTTTGATGGACCGGCCAACCTTCCTCAGGCcttctgtgtcctttttggaCTGACGTATGCACTGCATTTGGACTATCTCAAATACATGAAGAACACTTTCCTCTTTGTCCAGCAAGTGATGTTCAACTTGGGTAAAAGTCAGCTGCCACCCAAAATTCAGACTCTGAAAAACCAGCTTGCAGAGTAA